The proteins below are encoded in one region of Pseudomonas entomophila L48:
- the betB gene encoding betaine-aldehyde dehydrogenase — MARFGTQKLYIDGAYVDAGSDATFEAINPATGEVLAHVQRATQADVEKAVESAERGQKVWAAMTAMQRSRILRRAVDILRERNDELAMLETLDTGKSYSETRYVDIVTGADVLEYYAGLVPAIEGEQIPLRESSFVYTRREPLGVTVGIGAWNYPIQIALWKSAPALAAGNAMIFKPSEVTSLTTLKLAEIFTEAGLPNGVFNVLTGSGREVGTWLTEHPRIEKVSFTGGTTTGKKVMASASSSSLKEVTMELGGKSPLIICDDADLDKAADIAMMANFYSSGQVCTNGTRVFVPAAMKAAFEAKIAERVARIRAGNPEDENTNFGPLVSFQHMESVLSYIAKGKEEGARVLCGGERLTAGDFAKGAFVAPTVFTDCTDDMTIVKEEIFGPVMSILSYETEEEVIRRANDTEYGLAAGVCTNDISRAHRIIHKLEAGICWINAWGESPAEMPVGGYKQSGVGRENGVSSLAQYTRIKSVQVELGGYNSVF, encoded by the coding sequence ATGGCCCGTTTCGGAACGCAAAAACTCTACATTGATGGCGCTTACGTCGACGCTGGCAGCGACGCCACCTTCGAAGCCATCAACCCGGCCACCGGCGAAGTCCTCGCCCATGTGCAGCGCGCGACCCAAGCCGACGTCGAAAAAGCCGTCGAAAGCGCCGAGCGCGGCCAGAAAGTCTGGGCCGCGATGACCGCCATGCAGCGTTCGCGCATCCTGCGCCGCGCCGTCGACATCCTGCGTGAGCGCAACGACGAGCTGGCCATGCTGGAAACCCTGGACACCGGCAAGTCGTACTCGGAAACCCGTTACGTCGACATCGTCACCGGCGCCGACGTGCTGGAATACTACGCAGGCCTGGTACCGGCCATCGAAGGTGAGCAGATCCCGCTGCGCGAATCGTCCTTCGTCTACACCCGCCGCGAGCCGCTGGGCGTGACCGTCGGTATCGGCGCCTGGAACTACCCGATCCAGATCGCCCTGTGGAAATCCGCCCCGGCCCTGGCCGCCGGCAACGCGATGATCTTCAAGCCGTCGGAAGTCACCTCGCTGACCACCCTGAAACTGGCCGAGATCTTCACCGAAGCCGGCCTGCCGAACGGCGTGTTCAACGTCCTGACCGGCAGCGGCCGCGAAGTCGGCACCTGGCTGACCGAGCACCCGCGCATCGAGAAAGTCTCGTTCACCGGCGGCACCACCACCGGCAAGAAAGTCATGGCCAGCGCCTCCAGCTCGTCGCTGAAGGAAGTGACCATGGAACTGGGCGGCAAGTCGCCGCTGATCATCTGCGACGACGCCGACCTGGACAAGGCCGCCGACATCGCCATGATGGCCAACTTCTACAGCTCCGGTCAGGTCTGCACCAACGGCACCCGCGTGTTCGTGCCTGCCGCGATGAAAGCCGCGTTCGAAGCCAAGATCGCCGAGCGCGTCGCCCGCATCCGTGCCGGCAACCCGGAAGACGAGAACACCAACTTCGGCCCGCTGGTCAGCTTCCAGCACATGGAAAGCGTGCTCTCGTACATCGCCAAGGGTAAAGAAGAAGGCGCCCGCGTTCTGTGCGGCGGTGAGCGTCTGACTGCCGGTGACTTCGCCAAGGGCGCCTTCGTAGCCCCGACCGTGTTCACCGACTGCACCGACGACATGACCATCGTCAAGGAAGAGATCTTCGGCCCGGTGATGAGCATCCTCAGCTACGAGACCGAAGAAGAAGTCATCCGTCGCGCCAACGACACCGAATACGGCCTGGCCGCCGGCGTGTGCACCAACGACATCAGCCGCGCCCACCGCATCATCCACAAGCTCGAAGCCGGTATCTGCTGGATCAACGCCTGGGGCGAATCGCCAGCAGAGATGCCGGTCGGCGGCTACAAGCAGTCGGGCGTCGGCCGTGAGAACGGCGTCAGCTCGCTGGCTCAATACACTCGCATCAAGTCGGTCCAGGTCGAGCTGGGCGGCTACAACTCGGTTTTCTAA
- a CDS encoding dermonecrotic toxin domain-containing protein, producing the protein MTMTSTPIFDFKSAVTRQFADRPTLRQVLSEHLLQVLLEELPWLTFVQPGLTSADPLTLDSPDPDTEYWTTAPLVDVMLQAMLDGAPLDLEAVGERHYNLGLAQPHRFAGSHDPLDTRRLVGISPALNTLLAKLIDLLRQAQVAYWRGQGSSGKSRDRWLQLLLKMALLRNLPLQGLDDQQQALVRGLIQGGDDQPSVFVVEAKLTADGQQYDVLQPGLLVVGEWDEREIVLWCAPSSQVRPFDSVDDFALSLRDELALSYRFTAMAWDRHQLEGNVFAQWVALLLEGMLERIGQLRLQGLTLAELEAHCAALSDPAQWFVDGYFVEEDGSPAVPPGIGFASARDSFAYQSGLLALALDQADAEGVAALDGILDLQAYARQQLRAQMLKDYPVEANYFPDELVLALRVAKGMPGGTGTGSGGGEPLESVGEKTLTEFAIANLSGLGDAFISEIRHTNDQLIEPWMNAEYVKELVRKVDIGGRYPAYVADALDDPATRSERTRRFAREWRQSLRFSALQAKLDRKLTEAGLQCVVDLCDGHVDAASKTSGLVPLAFKRQPTSGQHDLVRGMFVLFSTEPAVVLLYRPLHAQDPLRQFSSVADMMAAIRASSLLQESILAWMDERVRPIYANGGFSEPHVAYIGIDPFQLPDKPEPAQFDAQLWLSDVDEKLYTANRAMLMALADEQSTSNAESRWAMLAKGAWLLFDTATVLVRGPVASVAWLVQSLASLQGDGEALEQGTEFQRSLATVDLIINLGMAMLHARLPTAGVKGPRPLPQGIAFEGAPAQDGGYAAARVEPIAGKVGMPGPLGLAKHLHLDLTWRGNQGFNWLAPEQRKVLLAMRSSIELKGRRPTQAGLYEVGAGHYVSMSGETFAVSVTGDQTRVVDSAGKAGPWLVFEQGAWRIDTRLRLDAGMPKVRLEQQFTKLRVSTDSYTDNANLELAAFARCSAQVAQTHGRIEHVEKLKSQEQGRRLEAENAEDASFDWQSSDRIMGSYEQRIATLDVQLDTERLQAVAQAESLVRFDRKHCAILQTMLEPKYGSYRKAGFEQTIELQRSMLVAGLIRNSDFILSELQHLANFPRMSELAAQFDDGVGPHVRKEYQQFREALRTVIEIQERMLVAQGGMDELLAQVSDELDIGVGGMSRTVGQLIAERTFTTVDLRFHHALNLADLALHLDAGQPQLFRYRDDLAGITLRSAATAHGESQMSNLSVADRISILQEAWDAYAAAIINALHLERTGGALVEVDMLQRYRTHMQLLKDDAGRRLVEALAEQDGVTQVPRRVPYPQTTAPQKAIRNRDGLLVIATQVQGKAELEVLDPLSKRALQVFDFKEGEWVQRDDTQEVQPSEGLAEDIDTMLQALSKDNEDVLVIAAAYVKDDVSGVTLERLLKRQINKLKGVRAVLLDQGVSEERIAPLTVAVNDLEARKTVLLTELYGKSRYPTAHGLRFLHDQGLLKVDYVRRETSITTSPFDEFRISRLSTPEQTKGRPIWAAHFHLSSQSAPLDTFTQGHLKLWSQRFLGRQYEAASGERVHRGRLTSADVEGIIPLA; encoded by the coding sequence ATGACCATGACATCGACACCGATATTTGACTTCAAGAGCGCCGTTACCAGGCAGTTCGCCGACCGTCCGACCCTGCGCCAGGTGCTGAGCGAACACTTGCTGCAGGTGCTGCTCGAGGAATTGCCCTGGCTGACCTTCGTTCAGCCAGGGCTGACATCCGCCGACCCACTGACCCTGGACAGTCCCGACCCCGACACCGAGTACTGGACGACAGCCCCGCTGGTGGATGTCATGTTGCAGGCCATGCTGGACGGTGCACCGCTGGATCTTGAAGCGGTCGGCGAGCGCCACTACAACTTGGGCTTGGCGCAACCCCATCGCTTCGCCGGTTCGCACGATCCACTGGATACGCGCCGTCTGGTGGGCATTTCGCCGGCACTCAACACCTTGCTGGCGAAACTGATTGACCTGCTGCGCCAGGCCCAGGTGGCGTACTGGCGTGGGCAGGGCAGTTCAGGCAAGAGTCGTGACCGCTGGCTGCAATTGCTGTTGAAGATGGCGCTGCTGCGCAACCTGCCGCTGCAGGGGTTGGATGACCAGCAGCAGGCCCTTGTCCGTGGGTTGATCCAGGGCGGCGACGATCAACCTTCGGTGTTCGTGGTGGAGGCCAAGCTGACCGCGGATGGGCAGCAATACGACGTCCTGCAGCCAGGTTTGCTGGTGGTGGGCGAGTGGGACGAGCGCGAGATCGTGCTCTGGTGCGCGCCGTCGAGCCAGGTCAGGCCTTTCGATTCGGTGGACGACTTCGCCCTGTCGCTGCGTGATGAGCTGGCGCTGAGCTACCGGTTCACCGCCATGGCCTGGGACCGTCACCAGCTCGAGGGGAATGTGTTCGCGCAGTGGGTTGCGTTGCTGCTCGAGGGCATGCTCGAGCGCATCGGGCAACTGCGCTTGCAGGGGCTGACCCTGGCCGAGCTGGAGGCGCATTGCGCGGCGCTGAGCGACCCTGCGCAGTGGTTCGTGGACGGGTACTTCGTCGAAGAGGACGGTTCGCCAGCGGTCCCTCCAGGCATAGGCTTTGCGTCGGCACGCGACAGCTTCGCCTATCAGTCGGGGTTGTTGGCCTTGGCGCTGGATCAGGCAGACGCCGAGGGTGTGGCGGCGCTGGACGGGATCCTGGACCTGCAGGCCTATGCCCGCCAGCAATTGCGCGCACAGATGCTCAAGGACTACCCGGTGGAGGCCAATTACTTTCCCGATGAGCTGGTCCTGGCGCTACGGGTCGCCAAGGGCATGCCGGGAGGTACGGGTACCGGCAGCGGTGGCGGCGAACCTCTTGAGTCGGTGGGCGAGAAGACCCTGACCGAGTTTGCCATCGCCAATCTCAGCGGTTTGGGGGACGCCTTCATCAGCGAGATCCGGCACACCAACGATCAACTGATCGAGCCATGGATGAATGCCGAGTATGTGAAAGAGCTGGTGCGCAAGGTCGATATCGGTGGCCGTTACCCCGCGTATGTAGCGGATGCCTTGGACGACCCGGCGACCCGTTCCGAGCGTACACGGCGCTTCGCCCGGGAGTGGCGCCAGTCGCTGCGCTTCAGTGCGCTGCAGGCGAAACTTGACCGCAAGCTCACTGAAGCGGGGCTGCAGTGTGTCGTCGACCTGTGCGATGGGCATGTCGATGCAGCGTCGAAGACCAGCGGCTTGGTCCCGCTGGCCTTCAAGCGTCAGCCGACGTCCGGCCAGCACGACCTGGTGCGCGGCATGTTCGTGCTGTTCTCGACCGAGCCCGCGGTGGTGTTGCTCTATCGCCCTCTGCATGCGCAGGACCCATTGCGGCAATTTTCCAGCGTGGCCGACATGATGGCGGCCATTCGCGCATCGTCCCTGCTGCAAGAGAGCATCCTCGCCTGGATGGATGAACGCGTTCGGCCCATCTACGCCAACGGTGGCTTCAGCGAGCCCCATGTCGCTTACATTGGCATCGACCCGTTCCAGTTGCCTGACAAGCCGGAACCGGCCCAGTTCGATGCGCAGTTGTGGCTGAGCGATGTGGATGAAAAGCTGTACACGGCCAACCGGGCCATGCTCATGGCACTGGCTGATGAGCAGAGCACGTCGAATGCCGAAAGCCGCTGGGCGATGCTCGCCAAAGGTGCATGGCTGTTGTTCGATACCGCCACCGTGCTGGTGCGGGGGCCGGTGGCCTCGGTGGCTTGGCTGGTGCAGAGCCTGGCCAGCCTGCAGGGCGACGGTGAGGCGCTCGAGCAAGGCACTGAGTTCCAGCGCTCCTTGGCGACTGTTGACCTGATCATCAACCTGGGCATGGCGATGCTGCATGCCCGGCTGCCAACGGCCGGTGTGAAGGGGCCGAGGCCGCTGCCCCAGGGGATTGCGTTCGAAGGCGCTCCTGCCCAGGATGGTGGCTACGCGGCAGCGAGGGTCGAGCCGATCGCAGGTAAGGTCGGCATGCCAGGTCCACTTGGCTTGGCAAAGCACTTGCACCTCGATCTCACCTGGCGCGGCAACCAGGGCTTCAACTGGTTGGCGCCGGAGCAGCGCAAGGTGTTGCTGGCAATGCGTTCGAGTATCGAGTTGAAGGGCCGGCGACCTACTCAGGCTGGACTGTATGAGGTTGGCGCAGGCCACTATGTCTCGATGTCGGGCGAAACCTTTGCCGTGAGCGTGACGGGTGATCAGACCCGTGTGGTCGATAGCGCGGGCAAGGCAGGGCCGTGGCTCGTCTTCGAGCAGGGGGCCTGGCGAATCGATACCCGGCTGCGCCTTGATGCAGGCATGCCCAAAGTGCGTCTGGAGCAGCAGTTCACAAAGCTGAGGGTATCCACTGATAGCTACACCGATAATGCCAATCTGGAACTGGCAGCGTTTGCCCGTTGCAGTGCGCAAGTCGCCCAGACTCACGGGCGCATCGAGCATGTAGAGAAGCTGAAAAGCCAGGAGCAAGGTCGGCGTCTCGAGGCTGAAAATGCCGAGGATGCTTCGTTCGACTGGCAGAGCTCCGACCGGATCATGGGCTCTTACGAGCAACGCATCGCCACACTTGATGTGCAGTTGGACACCGAGCGCCTGCAGGCAGTCGCCCAGGCCGAGAGCCTCGTGCGGTTTGACCGCAAGCACTGCGCCATCTTGCAGACGATGCTCGAACCCAAGTACGGCAGCTATCGAAAAGCAGGGTTCGAGCAGACTATTGAGTTGCAGCGAAGCATGCTCGTGGCCGGGCTGATCCGTAACAGCGATTTCATCCTGAGCGAGTTGCAACATCTGGCGAACTTCCCACGGATGAGCGAGCTGGCGGCGCAGTTCGATGACGGAGTCGGGCCCCATGTGCGAAAGGAGTACCAGCAATTTCGCGAGGCGCTTCGGACGGTCATTGAAATCCAGGAGCGCATGCTCGTCGCCCAAGGTGGCATGGACGAGTTGCTGGCGCAGGTGAGTGATGAGCTGGACATTGGTGTGGGTGGAATGTCGCGCACGGTCGGCCAACTGATCGCCGAGCGTACCTTCACCACGGTCGACCTGCGCTTCCATCATGCCCTGAACCTGGCTGACCTGGCCCTGCATCTGGACGCAGGGCAACCCCAGCTGTTCAGGTACCGCGACGACCTGGCCGGCATCACCCTCAGGAGCGCCGCCACCGCACATGGCGAATCGCAGATGTCCAATCTGAGCGTGGCGGATCGGATCAGCATCCTACAGGAGGCGTGGGATGCCTATGCGGCGGCGATCATCAATGCGCTTCACCTCGAGCGTACGGGCGGCGCCCTGGTCGAGGTCGACATGCTGCAGCGCTACCGCACCCATATGCAGCTGCTCAAGGACGACGCCGGGCGTCGGCTGGTCGAAGCCCTTGCCGAACAGGATGGCGTGACGCAGGTGCCCAGGCGCGTGCCGTATCCGCAAACCACTGCGCCGCAGAAAGCGATTCGCAACCGGGACGGTCTCCTGGTCATCGCCACCCAGGTTCAGGGCAAGGCCGAGCTCGAGGTGCTGGACCCACTCAGCAAGCGTGCCCTGCAGGTCTTCGACTTCAAGGAGGGAGAGTGGGTGCAGCGTGACGACACGCAGGAAGTGCAGCCCAGCGAGGGGTTGGCCGAGGATATCGACACCATGTTGCAGGCCTTGTCCAAGGACAATGAAGATGTGCTCGTCATCGCCGCCGCCTATGTGAAGGATGATGTCAGCGGCGTAACGCTGGAGCGCCTGCTCAAGCGCCAGATCAACAAGCTCAAGGGCGTGCGTGCAGTGCTGCTGGACCAAGGCGTGAGCGAGGAGCGCATCGCGCCGTTGACGGTGGCGGTGAACGACCTGGAGGCACGCAAGACAGTGCTGTTGACGGAGTTGTACGGCAAGAGCCGTTATCCGACCGCCCACGGCCTGCGCTTCCTTCATGACCAGGGG
- a CDS encoding BCCT family transporter, with the protein MFFTSAMMILVLTALLIAVPETAGQVLGVAQKWLTRTFGWYYMLVICGYLLFVVYLAFSDFGKLKLGGKDDTPDFSYGAWAGMLFSSGIGISLLYFGASEPLDHYFNPPEGTPASLAAARQGLQLTFLHWGLHGWAIYALVGLAVGYFAYRHNQPLALRSALYPLVGERWVKGGAGHAVDIFGMFVTLLGLVTNLGIGSMQVASGLEYLFGMDHSKTNLLVVILVMAGVATVAAVSGVENGIRRLSNLNILLFSGLLIFVLLAGNTLHLLNGFVQNIGDYLNGVVLKTFDLYVYEGDGDKSERWLGLWTVFYWAWWISWGPFVGMFIARISKGRTVRQLVSGVLLIPLGFTLAWLSIFGNTALDLVINQGAVELGKTALEQPSMSIYQLLEFFPAAKVVIGVAVFVGFVLFLTPADSGAVMMANLSCKGGKVDEDAPHWMVVFWSVVITLVTIGLMFAGNFEAMQTMVVLAGLPFSVVLVLFMFGLMKAMKQDVAVESERAELAARGRRGFSERLSQLDLQPTQAVVQRFMDKQVSPALKEAAEQLRTLGFEVETRVGQSRNMMGLRVMMDEGNPFVYEASLDGYMAAPSEAPVEGEPEVRQRFYRAEVYLHDGSQEYDLMGFTREQIVRDVLDQFESHRQLLGRVYS; encoded by the coding sequence GTGTTCTTCACCTCGGCGATGATGATCCTCGTTCTGACTGCCTTGCTGATCGCTGTACCCGAAACCGCCGGCCAGGTGTTGGGCGTCGCCCAGAAATGGCTGACCCGTACCTTCGGCTGGTACTACATGCTGGTGATCTGCGGTTACCTGCTGTTCGTCGTCTACCTGGCCTTCTCCGACTTCGGCAAGCTCAAGCTGGGCGGCAAGGACGACACCCCCGACTTCAGCTACGGCGCCTGGGCCGGCATGCTGTTCTCCTCGGGCATCGGTATCTCGCTGCTGTACTTCGGTGCCTCCGAGCCGCTGGACCACTACTTCAACCCACCGGAAGGTACCCCTGCCAGCCTCGCGGCCGCGCGCCAGGGCCTGCAACTGACCTTCCTGCACTGGGGCCTGCATGGCTGGGCAATCTACGCCCTGGTCGGCCTGGCCGTGGGTTACTTCGCCTACCGCCACAACCAGCCGCTGGCACTGCGCTCGGCGCTGTACCCGCTGGTCGGTGAGCGTTGGGTCAAGGGCGGTGCCGGCCATGCCGTGGACATCTTCGGCATGTTCGTCACCCTGCTGGGCTTGGTGACCAACCTCGGTATCGGTTCGATGCAGGTGGCCTCGGGCCTTGAGTACCTGTTCGGCATGGATCACAGCAAGACCAACCTGCTGGTGGTGATCCTGGTCATGGCGGGCGTTGCCACCGTGGCCGCGGTGTCGGGCGTGGAGAACGGCATCCGCCGCCTGTCCAACCTGAACATCCTGCTGTTCAGCGGCCTGCTGATCTTCGTGCTGCTGGCCGGCAATACCCTGCACCTGCTCAACGGCTTCGTGCAGAACATCGGCGACTACCTCAACGGTGTCGTGCTGAAGACCTTCGACCTGTATGTCTATGAAGGCGATGGCGACAAGTCCGAGCGCTGGCTGGGCCTATGGACCGTGTTCTACTGGGCCTGGTGGATCTCCTGGGGCCCGTTCGTCGGCATGTTCATCGCCCGTATCTCCAAGGGCCGCACCGTGCGCCAGCTGGTCAGCGGCGTGCTGCTGATCCCGCTGGGCTTCACCCTGGCCTGGCTGTCGATCTTCGGTAACACCGCATTGGACCTGGTGATCAACCAGGGGGCGGTGGAGCTGGGCAAGACCGCGCTCGAACAGCCGTCGATGTCGATCTACCAACTGCTGGAATTCTTCCCGGCCGCCAAGGTCGTCATCGGTGTGGCAGTGTTCGTCGGCTTCGTGCTGTTCCTGACCCCCGCCGACTCCGGCGCGGTGATGATGGCCAACCTGTCGTGCAAAGGCGGCAAGGTCGACGAAGACGCCCCGCACTGGATGGTGGTGTTCTGGTCGGTGGTCATCACCCTGGTCACCATCGGCCTGATGTTCGCCGGTAACTTCGAGGCGATGCAGACCATGGTGGTGCTGGCCGGCCTGCCGTTCTCGGTGGTTCTGGTGCTGTTCATGTTCGGCCTGATGAAGGCCATGAAGCAGGACGTCGCGGTCGAGAGCGAGCGCGCCGAGCTGGCCGCCCGTGGCCGTCGCGGCTTCAGCGAGCGCCTGAGCCAGCTGGACCTGCAGCCGACCCAGGCCGTGGTGCAGCGCTTCATGGACAAGCAGGTCAGCCCGGCGCTCAAAGAAGCCGCCGAGCAGCTGCGCACCCTGGGCTTCGAAGTCGAGACCCGTGTTGGCCAGTCGCGCAACATGATGGGCCTGCGGGTGATGATGGACGAGGGCAACCCCTTCGTCTACGAAGCCAGCCTGGACGGCTACATGGCCGCGCCGAGCGAGGCGCCGGTCGAGGGCGAGCCGGAAGTGCGCCAGCGCTTCTACCGTGCCGAGGTGTACCTGCATGATGGCAGCCAGGAATACGACCTGATGGGCTTCACCCGCGAGCAGATCGTGCGTGACGTGCTGGATCAGTTCGAAAGCCACCGCCAGTTGCTGGGGCGCGTGTACAGCTGA
- the betI gene encoding transcriptional regulator BetI, with amino-acid sequence MPKVGMQPIRRQQLIEATLQAVDQVGLGDASIALIARLAGVSNGIISHYFQDKNGLIAATMRHIMNMLNEGVIARRQALTDDSPRAHLKVIIEGNFDASQVNGPAMKTWLAFWASSMHQPSLHRLQRINDHRLYSNLCCQFRRVLPLYHARKAARGLAALIDGLWLRGALSGDAFDTDQAVRIAYEYMDLQLAKQQSLGTTDQASEQPRAATSQPAGA; translated from the coding sequence ATGCCCAAGGTCGGTATGCAACCCATCCGCCGCCAGCAGTTGATCGAAGCCACGTTACAGGCGGTCGATCAGGTCGGACTGGGCGATGCCAGCATTGCGCTGATTGCCCGTTTGGCCGGTGTGTCGAACGGCATCATCAGTCACTACTTTCAGGACAAGAACGGCCTGATCGCAGCGACGATGCGCCACATCATGAACATGCTCAACGAGGGTGTGATCGCGCGTCGTCAGGCACTCACGGACGACAGCCCGCGTGCCCACCTGAAGGTGATCATCGAAGGCAACTTCGATGCGAGCCAGGTGAATGGCCCGGCAATGAAAACCTGGCTGGCCTTCTGGGCCTCCAGCATGCACCAGCCGTCTTTGCACAGGTTGCAGCGGATCAACGATCACCGCCTGTACTCCAACCTGTGCTGTCAGTTCCGCCGCGTCCTGCCGCTCTACCATGCGCGCAAGGCCGCCCGCGGGCTGGCAGCCTTGATCGACGGCCTGTGGTTGCGTGGCGCCCTGTCGGGAGATGCATTCGACACCGACCAGGCGGTACGCATCGCTTACGAATACATGGATCTACAACTGGCTAAACAGCAGTCCCTGGGCACAACCGACCAGGCCTCTGAACAGCCGCGCGCAGCGACCAGCCAACCGGCAGGAGCGTGA